One genomic window of Elaeis guineensis isolate ETL-2024a chromosome 2, EG11, whole genome shotgun sequence includes the following:
- the LOC105049337 gene encoding uncharacterized protein isoform X2 — translation MAYYTLPSNLAPSPPLSIAHSPPPTSSSLSLPPTSPPQAQPGTDSEPSNPSQSSSPPPASNAPSNPSQSSSPPPASNAPSNPSQSSSPPPASNAPPPSSPQPPPPPLPTSPPPASQPPSASPPPPSATPPPPISYPAPPPISPPPYASSYPYLSPPPPYTPPPTPTLSPPPPPSAIPPAISPPPHSSPLSPPPAPPVSPPPPIAIPSPSPANSKSSPPPPPPLDQPPKNPSPPPSSAEPPIYSSLPPPLAKPPKCSLPPPVLPSPPPSEPPTPPISPAAPPPKSQPTPPPSPPASPPPSNPSRSTTPSAPDIPSPSTPTSPPPLPSPSRPWAPPATPNSHAHLGHQNNDSPKSNTTGVGPVATIAVVAGLVMLTFVGAAVWFVKRRRKPEVVLAVYPGGFHMVSPARSSPLSDASYARSPIYSLVKHSSGSYGFMCSPSDPGLGRLWFSFEQLSAFTNGFSNQNLLGEGGFGCVYKGCLPDGREVAVKQLQVGGSQGEREFKAEVEIISRVHHRNLVSLIGYCISENHRLLVYDFVPNNTLHYHLHAKGRPVMDWATRIKVAAGAAHGIAYLHEDCHPRIIHRDIKSSNILLDNNFEAQVSDFGLARLAMDAQTHVTTRVMGTFGYLSPEYASTGKLTAKSDVYSFGVVLLELITGRKPVDTSQPLGDESLVEWQISQRH, via the exons ATGGCATATTACACCCTTCCTTCTAATTTAGCACCTTCGCCACCGCTGTCTATTGCTCATTCCCCACCACCAACATCatcctccctttctcttcctccaaCTTCTCCACCCCAAGCTCAGCCCGGCACCGACTCCGAACCTTCCAACCCCTCCCAATCTTCATCACCACCTCCCGCTTCCAATGCACCTTCCAACCCCTCCCAATCTTCATCACCACCTCCCGCTTCCAATGCACCTTCCAACCCCTCCCAATCTTCATCACCACCTCCCGCTTCCAATGCACCTCCCCCTTCGTCTCCTCAGCCGCCACCACCGCCTCTTCCAACTTCACCGCCGCCAGCTTCTCAACCACCTTCTGCCTCGCCGCCCCCACCATCTGCCACTCCCCCTCCTCCAATTTCCTATCCTGCACCACCTCCCATCAGTCCTCCACCATACGCCTCTTCCTATCCATACTTATCGCCTCCACCGCCCTACACTCCCCCGCCAACTCCTACATTGTCGCCGCCGCCGCCACCTTCCGCCATCCCTCCTGCAATTTCTCCTCCACCACATTCATCTCCATTATCGCCTCCGCCGGCTCCTCCTGTCTCTCCTCCAccacccattgccatcccttctCCATCACCTGCCAATTCTAAATCATCACCACCACCACCGCCGCCATTGGATCAACCACCTAAGAATCCATCCCCGCCACCATCATCAGCCGAACCGCCAATATATTCTTCCCTGCCGCCGCCATTGGCTAAACCACCCAAATGTTCGCTTCCACCACCAGTTTTACCATCTCCTCCCCCTTCGGAGCCTCCAACTCCACCTATCAGTCCAGCAGCTCCACCACCTAAAAGTCAACCAactcctcctccttctcctcctgcTTCACCTCCTCCGAGCAATCCGTCCAGAAGTACGACTCCCTCTGCTCCAGATATACCATCTCCTTCCACCCCTACTAGTCCTCCACCCTTACCTTCACCCTCTCGTCCATGGGCTCCACCTGCCACTCCAAATTCACACGCTCACTTGGGACACCAAAATAACGATTCACCTAAAAGCAACACGACTGGCGTCGGCCCTGTTGCGACAATTGCTGTGGTAGCCGGTCTTGTGATGCTTACTTTCGTTGGAGCAGCTGTGTGGTTTGTGAAGAGGCGTAGAAAACCTGAGGTTGTGCTTGCTGTATATCCTGGAGGCTTTCACATGGTTTCCCCAGCTAGATCTTCACCATTGTCAG ATGCATCATATGCGAGATCCCCGATATATTCTCTTGTGAAACACAGTTCGGGAAGCTATGGGTTCATGTGCTCACCATCAGACCCAGGGTTAGGCAGATTGTGGTTTTCGTTCGAACAGCTATCAGCATTTACGAATGGCTTCTCAAATCAGAATCTTTTGGGTGAAGGTGGCTTTGGTTGTGTATACAAAGGATGCTTGCCTGATGGAAGAGAAGTGGCTGTGAAACAGCTCCAAGTTGGAGGTTCACAGGGGGAGCGTGAGTTTAAAGCAGAAGTTGAGATTATTAGCCGTGTACATCATCGCAATCTTGTTTCACTCATAGGGTACTGCATATCAGAGAACCACCGATTGCTGGTCTACGATTTTGTACCTAATAATACACTTCATTATCATCTTCATG CGAAAGGAAGACCAGTTATGGATTGGGCAACAAGGATTAAGGTTGCTGCTGGGGCAGCTCATGGAATAGCATACCTGCATGAggatt GTCATCCTCGGATTATTCATAGAGATATAAAGTCGTCAAATATTCTACTAGATAACAACTTTGAAGCTCAG GTGTCTGATTTTGGACTTGCAAGGTTAGCTATGGATGCTCAGACACATGTGACTACACGTGTAATGGGGACCTTTGG GTATCTGTCTCCAGAGTATGCATCAACTGGCAAGTTAACTGCTAAATCTGATGTTTATTCTTTTGGCGTTGTTCTTTTAGAGCTTATCACTGGACGAAAGCCTGTTGATACATCACAACCTTTGGGAGATGAAAGTCTTGTTGAATGG CAAATATCTCAAAGACACTGA
- the LOC105049337 gene encoding proline-rich receptor-like protein kinase PERK8 isoform X1 → MAYYTLPSNLAPSPPLSIAHSPPPTSSSLSLPPTSPPQAQPGTDSEPSNPSQSSSPPPASNAPSNPSQSSSPPPASNAPSNPSQSSSPPPASNAPPPSSPQPPPPPLPTSPPPASQPPSASPPPPSATPPPPISYPAPPPISPPPYASSYPYLSPPPPYTPPPTPTLSPPPPPSAIPPAISPPPHSSPLSPPPAPPVSPPPPIAIPSPSPANSKSSPPPPPPLDQPPKNPSPPPSSAEPPIYSSLPPPLAKPPKCSLPPPVLPSPPPSEPPTPPISPAAPPPKSQPTPPPSPPASPPPSNPSRSTTPSAPDIPSPSTPTSPPPLPSPSRPWAPPATPNSHAHLGHQNNDSPKSNTTGVGPVATIAVVAGLVMLTFVGAAVWFVKRRRKPEVVLAVYPGGFHMVSPARSSPLSDASYARSPIYSLVKHSSGSYGFMCSPSDPGLGRLWFSFEQLSAFTNGFSNQNLLGEGGFGCVYKGCLPDGREVAVKQLQVGGSQGEREFKAEVEIISRVHHRNLVSLIGYCISENHRLLVYDFVPNNTLHYHLHAKGRPVMDWATRIKVAAGAAHGIAYLHEDCHPRIIHRDIKSSNILLDNNFEAQVSDFGLARLAMDAQTHVTTRVMGTFGYLSPEYASTGKLTAKSDVYSFGVVLLELITGRKPVDTSQPLGDESLVEWARPLLIQALEDGDFRDLPDPRLENNFNESEMLHMIEAAAACIRHSVAMRPRMAQVVRALDNSADLDINNGVKPGQSEIINSAQQSEEIRIFQRMGRGQDYSSDYSQAS, encoded by the exons ATGGCATATTACACCCTTCCTTCTAATTTAGCACCTTCGCCACCGCTGTCTATTGCTCATTCCCCACCACCAACATCatcctccctttctcttcctccaaCTTCTCCACCCCAAGCTCAGCCCGGCACCGACTCCGAACCTTCCAACCCCTCCCAATCTTCATCACCACCTCCCGCTTCCAATGCACCTTCCAACCCCTCCCAATCTTCATCACCACCTCCCGCTTCCAATGCACCTTCCAACCCCTCCCAATCTTCATCACCACCTCCCGCTTCCAATGCACCTCCCCCTTCGTCTCCTCAGCCGCCACCACCGCCTCTTCCAACTTCACCGCCGCCAGCTTCTCAACCACCTTCTGCCTCGCCGCCCCCACCATCTGCCACTCCCCCTCCTCCAATTTCCTATCCTGCACCACCTCCCATCAGTCCTCCACCATACGCCTCTTCCTATCCATACTTATCGCCTCCACCGCCCTACACTCCCCCGCCAACTCCTACATTGTCGCCGCCGCCGCCACCTTCCGCCATCCCTCCTGCAATTTCTCCTCCACCACATTCATCTCCATTATCGCCTCCGCCGGCTCCTCCTGTCTCTCCTCCAccacccattgccatcccttctCCATCACCTGCCAATTCTAAATCATCACCACCACCACCGCCGCCATTGGATCAACCACCTAAGAATCCATCCCCGCCACCATCATCAGCCGAACCGCCAATATATTCTTCCCTGCCGCCGCCATTGGCTAAACCACCCAAATGTTCGCTTCCACCACCAGTTTTACCATCTCCTCCCCCTTCGGAGCCTCCAACTCCACCTATCAGTCCAGCAGCTCCACCACCTAAAAGTCAACCAactcctcctccttctcctcctgcTTCACCTCCTCCGAGCAATCCGTCCAGAAGTACGACTCCCTCTGCTCCAGATATACCATCTCCTTCCACCCCTACTAGTCCTCCACCCTTACCTTCACCCTCTCGTCCATGGGCTCCACCTGCCACTCCAAATTCACACGCTCACTTGGGACACCAAAATAACGATTCACCTAAAAGCAACACGACTGGCGTCGGCCCTGTTGCGACAATTGCTGTGGTAGCCGGTCTTGTGATGCTTACTTTCGTTGGAGCAGCTGTGTGGTTTGTGAAGAGGCGTAGAAAACCTGAGGTTGTGCTTGCTGTATATCCTGGAGGCTTTCACATGGTTTCCCCAGCTAGATCTTCACCATTGTCAG ATGCATCATATGCGAGATCCCCGATATATTCTCTTGTGAAACACAGTTCGGGAAGCTATGGGTTCATGTGCTCACCATCAGACCCAGGGTTAGGCAGATTGTGGTTTTCGTTCGAACAGCTATCAGCATTTACGAATGGCTTCTCAAATCAGAATCTTTTGGGTGAAGGTGGCTTTGGTTGTGTATACAAAGGATGCTTGCCTGATGGAAGAGAAGTGGCTGTGAAACAGCTCCAAGTTGGAGGTTCACAGGGGGAGCGTGAGTTTAAAGCAGAAGTTGAGATTATTAGCCGTGTACATCATCGCAATCTTGTTTCACTCATAGGGTACTGCATATCAGAGAACCACCGATTGCTGGTCTACGATTTTGTACCTAATAATACACTTCATTATCATCTTCATG CGAAAGGAAGACCAGTTATGGATTGGGCAACAAGGATTAAGGTTGCTGCTGGGGCAGCTCATGGAATAGCATACCTGCATGAggatt GTCATCCTCGGATTATTCATAGAGATATAAAGTCGTCAAATATTCTACTAGATAACAACTTTGAAGCTCAG GTGTCTGATTTTGGACTTGCAAGGTTAGCTATGGATGCTCAGACACATGTGACTACACGTGTAATGGGGACCTTTGG GTATCTGTCTCCAGAGTATGCATCAACTGGCAAGTTAACTGCTAAATCTGATGTTTATTCTTTTGGCGTTGTTCTTTTAGAGCTTATCACTGGACGAAAGCCTGTTGATACATCACAACCTTTGGGAGATGAAAGTCTTGTTGAATGG GCTCGGCCATTGCTAATTCAAGCACTTGAAGATGGAGATTTTAGAGATTTACCAGATCCCAGGCTTGAAAACAATTTTAATGAAAGTGAGATGTTGCATATGATTGAAGCAGCAGCTGCATGCATTCGTCATTCAGTAGCTATGAGGCCTCGAATGGCACAG GTTGTAAGAGCTCTAGATAATTCAGCTGACTTAGATATAAACAATGGTGTCAAACCGGGTCAAAGTGAAATTATCAATTCAGCACAACAGTCTGAAGAAATTAGAATATTTCAGAGGATGGGACGTGGTCAGGATTACAGCAGTGATTACAGCCAAGCTAGCTGA
- the LOC105047887 gene encoding probable calcium-binding protein CML14, which produces MGRRLHGEHLKQLRDIFARFDMDSDGSLTQLELAALLRSLGLKPTGDQIHALLSNMDANGNGSIEFNELANAIAPLMSDQALINQEQLLDVFRSFDRDGNGYISAAELARAMARMGQPLTFCELNEMMHEADTDGDGVISFTEFAAVMAKSAADFLGLAVS; this is translated from the coding sequence ATGGGCCGCCGGCTTCATGGCGAGCACCTCAAGCAGCTGAGGGACATCTTCGCCAGGTTCGACATGGACTCCGACGGCAGCCTGACCCAACTGGAGCTCGCGGCCCTCCTCCGCTCCCTCGGCTTGAAGCCCACAGGCGACCAGATCCATGCCTTGCTTTCTAACATGGATGCCAATGGAAATGGCTCCATCGAGTTCAACGAGCTCGCCAATGCCATCGCCCCCTTGATGAGCGATCAGGCCCTCATCAACCAAGAACAGCTTCTGGACGTCTTCAGGTCGTTCGACCGCGACGGCAATGGTTATATATCGGCGGCGGAGCTGGCCAGGGCGATGGCACGGATGGGGCAGCCTCTCACTTTCTGCGAGCTGAACGAGATGATGCACGAGGCCGACACCGACGGCGATGGCGTAATCAGCTTCACGGAGTTCGCCGCCGTAATGGCCAAGTCCGCCGCCGACTTCCTTGGCCTCGCCGTGTCGTAG
- the LOC105047903 gene encoding uncharacterized protein, translated as MGEADNDPQRVKKMAAAAYDYESDPRWAEYWSNILIPPHMASRSDVVDHFKHKFYQRYIDPDFVVEAISSTSASSQSARPSARSSSSSSSSSATENARPRNSGSGAATSAPPGRNANSLQLDRRSIYFSVNAWVLVVAVLGILPIVPRHLSIKAYRLSLLGTTCSSFYSLYTLYGKPRAWNLPAIQAWFQTVIATKDFIHLIYCLMFVASHLHFKFALIPVFCWALEHVAKFLRRNFAHSSLYRKYLEEPCLWVEANATTLGILSSNAEISLGFLLIISLLSWQRNIIQTFMYWQLLKLMYHAPVTAGYHQSVWAKIGRTVNPYIYRYAPFLNSPISAVQRWWFR; from the exons atGGGGGAGGCCGATAACGATCCGCAGAGGGTAAAGAAGATGGCGGCTGCGGCGTACGACTACGAGAGCGATCCCCGATGGGCGGAGTACTGGTCCAACATCCTTATCCCTCCCCACATGGCCTCCCGATCCGACGTCGTCGATCACTTCAAGCACAAGTTCTACCAGCGCTACATC GATCCTGATTTCGTGGTTGAGGCAATATCGTCAACCAGTGCATCCTCTCAGTCAGCTAGGCCATCAGCGAGGTcatcgtcgtcgtcgtcgtcatCTTCAGCTACGGAAAATGCAAGGCCTCGTAACTCAG GATCTGGTGCTGCAACATCTGCACCACCAGGGAGGAATGCAAATTCCTTGCAGCTGGATCGACGGTCTATATATTTTTCTGTCAATGCTTGG GTGTTAGTTGTTgcagtgcttggaatccttccaaTTGTGCCAAGGCATCTTTCAATCAAGGCCTACCGATTGTCCTTGCTGGGCACCACATGCTCCTCCTTTTATTCTTTGTACACTCTTTATGGG aAACCAAGGGCATGGAATCTGCCTGCCATTCAAGCATGGTTTCAAACTGTGATAGCAACGAAAGATTTCATTCATTTAATCTACTGCCTCATGTTTGTTGCATCTCATCTACACTTCAAGT TTGCCCTGATACCTGTCTTTTGCTGGGCACTCGAACATGTTGCCAAATTCCTAAGGCGTAATTTTGCACATTCCTCTTTGTACAG GAAATACTTGGAGGAACCTTGTTTGTGGGTGGAGGCGAATGCTACTACACTTGGCATTCTGAGTTCAAATGCTGAGATTTCGCTGGGTTTTCTTTTAATCATATCACTGTTATC GTGGCAGCGCAACATAATTCAGACATTCATGTACTGGCAG CTACTGAAGCTCATGTATCATGCTCCTGTAACTGCTGGTTATCACCAGAGCGTGTGGGCCAAGATTGGTCGGACCGTGAACCCTTACATCTACCGGTATGCCCCATTCTTGAACTCCCCCATATCTGCCGTCCAGAGATGGTGGTTCAGGTAG